The nucleotide window GCCAGGGAGCCGCATGAGCGTCGAGGACGAGCACCGGACCGGTACGATCGCACACAAGGCTGTCGATTTCCGAGACGTCGATGGTGGTCAGGCCGAGGCGTCGGGCTCCGGTCGAGTTCGAGTGTGAGTCCACGCTCGAGATCCATTCCCCATGGCCGTTCTTGATGCTGCGAGCCTCGCCTGCGAAGACCGGAACGACGACCTCCAACCGGTGTATGTCGACCAGATGCCGGCGGATGGCATAGAGGGTCTCGTTGCTGAAATCTGCGGAGGCGAGCACGAGCGGTTGTGTTCCCTGCAGCAGCCAGCTGGCCACTTCGGAGATGGCGGCCTGCCAGGAAACCCGCCGCTCCTCGCTTTCGGTGTGCAACAGGGGACGATCGACATCGCGCCGATTGAGCCCTTCAGCGAGAAACCTGCCGAAATCGCACATCCACCATCCGTTGACGTCGAGATTCTCTCTCGGCACGAATCGGTGGATGGTGCCGCCGAGGTGGCCGAGCAAGACGTTGCAGCCAATGCTGCATCCGGGACAGATGCTCTCGGTCTCATCGAGGTGCCAGACTCTGGCCCTGAAGCGGAATTCGTCGACTGTGAGCGCCCCAACCGGACAGACGTCGGCGACGCAGGCCGACCACGGGTTGTCCAAGGGCTGCCCGTCAAAAGTGTCGATGTAGGAGTGGTTCCCCCGGGATTTCATCGTCAGATCTCCGGTTTCGGCGATCTCCTGGGTGAATCGTATGCAGCGCGTGCAGTGGATGCAGCGATTCTGGTTCTGAACAACGTGCGGCCCGATCTTTCGTCGTTCGAATCCGGGATAGGTCCGCCGCTTGTCGACCATGTGGGTGGTGTCGAGGCCGTGTTCGACCGAATAGTCCTGGAGTCCGCACTCTCCGGCCTGATCGCAGACCGGACAGTCGAGGGGGTGGTTCTCGAGCAGAAACTCCATCACCGCCGCCCGCGCCTCGACGACGCGGTCAGAGGCGGTGTGCACCACCATCTCAGGCTGAACCGGAGTCGAGCAGGCGGTCACCAATCGGGGCATACCTTCGACTTCCACGAAACAGATGCGACACTGTCCGACGACGCTCAGACCGGGGTGGTAGCAATACGTGGGGATTTCGATGCCAGCCGCCTTGGCCGCCTGGACGAGATTGACACCCTCGGCAACAGTGACTTCCACGCCGTCGATGGTCAAGATCACCATTGGCCCACCCTACCCTCCGAACAGCGCCGTGTCGGAACGGACCGGCAGGATCGGCTGCACATTGGATTGCTCGAATGAGCCTTCGGCAATCGCACGTTCGAACTCGTCACCGAAATGATCGAGGAAGCTCGTTATCGGACCGCAGAAGGCGTCGCCCAACGGACAGATCGTCATCCCCTGGCTGGCATATCGGGAGATCCTCCGTAGAGTCTCGATGTCTTTCGGCTGTCCGTTGCCTCTGCGGATTCGGCGCACGATGTCGACCGCCCAGTCCGAGCCCTCACGGCAGGGACTGCACTGGCCGCAGGATTCGTGGGCATAGAAGACGAGTAGATTCTCCAGCGCCCACACCATGTCGACGGTTTCGTCCATGACAATGACGCCGCCGGAACCGAGCATCGATCCGGCCTGAGCGACGGCGTCGAAATCGGCGGGCGTATCGACGAGTGCGGCGGGCAGTACCGGCGCTGACGAACCGCCGGGGATGAAGGCTTTGAGCCCTCTTCCATCGCGAATTCCACCGCAATGGCGCTCGATGATCTCGCGGAAGGTCGTGCCCATCGGCACCTCATAGACCCCTGGGCGCTCGACGTGGCCAGAAACGCTGAAGAGCTTCGTTCCGGTGCTGCGTTCGGTGCCGATGCCCGCGAACCAACTGGCGCCGTGCTCGATGATGTGCGGCACGCAGGCCAAGGTTTCGACGTTGTTGACCACCGTGGGACACCCGAACAGGCCGACGACTGCCGGGAACGGAGGCTTGAGCCGCGGCTGGCCCCGCTTGCCCTCGATCGACTCGATCAGGGCGGTCTCCTCGCCGCAGATGTAGGCGCCTGCTCCACGGTGGATGTGAATATCGAGATCGAAGCCACTCCCGAGGATGTTCTTGCCGAGGAACTCCTTGCGCCGTGCTTCGGCGATTGCAGTTTCGAGAATTCTGGCCTCCTCGGCGAACTCTCCCCGGATGTAGATGTAGGCGGTATTCGAGCCGATTGCATATGACGCGATCGCGATTCCCTCGAGAATCATGTGCGGGTCGACGAGGATGAGCTCCCGATCCTTGAAGGTCCCGGGCTCCGACTCGTCGGCGTTGCAGATCATGTACTTCGGCTTGGGAGAATCCTTCGGCACGAAGCCCCACTTGACACCTGCCGGGAAGCCCGCACCACCACGTCCGCGCACTCCTGACGCCTTCACCTCCTCGATCACGTCGAGCCGACTCATTCCGAGGGCCTTCTGGATGGCCGAATATCCGCCCAGCCGAAGATAGGTAGAT belongs to Acidobacteriota bacterium and includes:
- a CDS encoding (2Fe-2S)-binding protein, giving the protein MVILTIDGVEVTVAEGVNLVQAAKAAGIEIPTYCYHPGLSVVGQCRICFVEVEGMPRLVTACSTPVQPEMVVHTASDRVVEARAAVMEFLLENHPLDCPVCDQAGECGLQDYSVEHGLDTTHMVDKRRTYPGFERRKIGPHVVQNQNRCIHCTRCIRFTQEIAETGDLTMKSRGNHSYIDTFDGQPLDNPWSACVADVCPVGALTVDEFRFRARVWHLDETESICPGCSIGCNVLLGHLGGTIHRFVPRENLDVNGWWMCDFGRFLAEGLNRRDVDRPLLHTESEERRVSWQAAISEVASWLLQGTQPLVLASADFSNETLYAIRRHLVDIHRLEVVVPVFAGEARSIKNGHGEWISSVDSHSNSTGARRLGLTTIDVSEIDSLVCDRTGPVLVLDAHAAPWLMSDGARHLAAGRSVAVLARYRTPLVDAASIVLPLASWAETEGTYTSSTGRVQFAARALPPRGQARPAWSVVNHLAFELGEAEETETSPRVLFTEMAATMPAFSGMTWRRLSTEGSIPINEEVRRVD
- the nuoF gene encoding NADH-quinone oxidoreductase subunit NuoF, with protein sequence MTQPILLRAREVKNSRAISTYLRLGGYSAIQKALGMSRLDVIEEVKASGVRGRGGAGFPAGVKWGFVPKDSPKPKYMICNADESEPGTFKDRELILVDPHMILEGIAIASYAIGSNTAYIYIRGEFAEEARILETAIAEARRKEFLGKNILGSGFDLDIHIHRGAGAYICGEETALIESIEGKRGQPRLKPPFPAVVGLFGCPTVVNNVETLACVPHIIEHGASWFAGIGTERSTGTKLFSVSGHVERPGVYEVPMGTTFREIIERHCGGIRDGRGLKAFIPGGSSAPVLPAALVDTPADFDAVAQAGSMLGSGGVIVMDETVDMVWALENLLVFYAHESCGQCSPCREGSDWAVDIVRRIRRGNGQPKDIETLRRISRYASQGMTICPLGDAFCGPITSFLDHFGDEFERAIAEGSFEQSNVQPILPVRSDTALFGG